A window from Arcobacter sp. CECT 8983 encodes these proteins:
- a CDS encoding methyl-accepting chemotaxis protein, with amino-acid sequence MFNNINIKTKIIMISVVGLLIMSTILGFISVNEAKDALMQKSHDSLTFSRDNKLQQIQKFFKRASNDIKVLSKSKNVDQLAYELKSLYYQINIKKDDKFPIDDSMFIDTISSSERFFKNYIKGYNYEDIYLIDAKKGHVYYSVTKKSDFGENLKSGKLKDSALALVWKNTIENKSITFIDMKTYAPSDNKPTMFLGIPIYEDGYEDGTMLSVLVIQIKTEDINKIMQSRQGYGTSQEDYLVGADYLMRSDSFLNPKTHNVKASFLNPNSNNKKTKAVKNAFSDLSKTEVIDKKLVSYTTVKISKNIKWAIISEIDESEVLETPTLLKNKIAIISFVLLLFISFIIYVFINKGIIAPLNAFQNGLLQFFKYLNRENLEIQLLNEKSNDEIGKMSKVVNENIKNVNQKMKEDREVIEETITVLKEFERGDLNQRVTLTTQNPELKELTKLLNNMAKNLSFNIDNILDVLDEYTNYNYLDKVDTKGIKEHLLRLANGINSVRDSITETLIENEQNGTTLDKSSNILIENVSILNTNANQSAVALEETAAAINEIRSNISNSTENIIQMSLNAKELTSSVKEGEKLASKTTVAMSEINEQVSEITNAIGIIDQIAFQTNILSLNAAVEAATAGEAGKGFAVVAQEVRNLASRSATAANEIKIIVENATQKANEGKQIASKMIDGYSGLNENIERTLSLISSVETASKEQNLGIEQIDNAINSLDEQTQQNAAISNKTNEIAIETDSIAKKIVSTVAKKKFHDKNDLKEELEIKN; translated from the coding sequence ATGTTCAATAATATTAATATAAAAACAAAAATCATAATGATTTCTGTTGTTGGTTTGTTAATAATGTCAACAATACTTGGTTTTATTTCTGTAAATGAAGCAAAAGATGCTTTAATGCAAAAAAGTCATGATAGCTTGACTTTTTCAAGAGATAATAAGCTTCAGCAGATTCAGAAATTTTTTAAAAGAGCTTCTAATGATATAAAAGTTTTATCAAAAAGTAAAAATGTCGATCAATTAGCATATGAGTTAAAAAGTCTTTATTATCAAATTAATATCAAAAAAGATGACAAATTCCCTATTGATGATTCTATGTTTATTGATACAATTTCTTCATCTGAAAGATTTTTCAAAAACTACATCAAAGGATATAATTATGAAGATATATATTTAATTGATGCAAAAAAAGGTCATGTATATTATAGCGTTACTAAAAAATCTGACTTTGGTGAAAACCTTAAAAGTGGTAAATTAAAAGATAGTGCTTTAGCCTTAGTTTGGAAGAATACTATTGAAAATAAAAGTATAACTTTTATTGATATGAAAACTTATGCTCCAAGTGACAACAAACCTACAATGTTTTTAGGAATTCCAATATATGAAGATGGTTACGAAGATGGAACAATGCTATCAGTTTTAGTTATTCAAATAAAGACTGAAGATATAAATAAAATCATGCAATCAAGACAAGGGTATGGTACTTCTCAAGAAGATTATTTAGTTGGAGCTGACTATCTTATGAGAAGTGATAGTTTTCTTAATCCAAAAACCCACAATGTAAAAGCATCTTTTTTAAATCCTAATTCTAATAATAAAAAAACTAAAGCTGTTAAAAATGCTTTTTCAGATTTATCAAAAACTGAGGTTATAGATAAAAAGCTCGTATCTTATACAACAGTAAAAATATCAAAAAATATAAAGTGGGCTATAATTTCTGAAATAGATGAATCTGAAGTTTTAGAAACCCCTACTTTATTAAAGAATAAAATTGCAATTATCTCTTTTGTACTATTATTATTTATTTCTTTTATTATTTATGTGTTTATCAACAAAGGAATTATTGCTCCATTAAATGCTTTTCAAAATGGATTATTACAGTTTTTTAAATATTTAAACAGAGAAAATTTGGAAATACAGCTATTAAATGAAAAAAGTAATGATGAAATAGGAAAGATGTCCAAAGTTGTTAATGAAAACATTAAAAATGTTAATCAAAAAATGAAAGAAGATAGAGAAGTAATAGAAGAAACAATTACAGTACTAAAAGAGTTTGAAAGAGGAGACTTAAATCAAAGAGTAACCTTAACAACACAAAACCCAGAGTTAAAAGAACTAACAAAGCTTTTAAACAATATGGCTAAAAACTTAAGTTTTAATATTGATAATATATTAGATGTATTAGATGAATACACAAACTACAATTATTTAGACAAAGTTGACACAAAAGGGATAAAAGAGCATTTATTAAGACTTGCAAATGGAATAAACTCTGTAAGAGATTCTATTACAGAAACTTTAATTGAAAATGAACAAAATGGAACTACTTTAGACAAAAGTAGCAATATATTAATTGAAAATGTATCAATTTTAAATACTAACGCCAATCAGTCAGCTGTAGCATTAGAAGAAACAGCTGCTGCAATAAATGAGATAAGAAGTAATATTTCAAATAGTACAGAAAATATTATTCAAATGTCACTAAATGCAAAAGAATTAACTTCTTCAGTAAAAGAAGGTGAAAAATTAGCTAGTAAAACTACAGTAGCAATGAGTGAGATAAATGAACAAGTTAGTGAAATTACTAATGCAATAGGAATTATTGATCAAATTGCATTTCAAACAAATATCTTATCATTAAATGCTGCAGTAGAAGCAGCAACAGCAGGTGAAGCAGGAAAAGGTTTTGCAGTGGTTGCACAAGAAGTAAGAAATCTTGCAAGTAGAAGTGCAACAGCTGCCAATGAAATAAAAATAATAGTAGAAAATGCAACACAAAAAGCAAATGAAGGAAAACAAATTGCTTCAAAAATGATAGATGGTTATAGTGGATTAAATGAAAATATTGAAAGAACATTGTCTCTTATTTCAAGTGTTGAAACTGCAAGCAAAGAACAAAATCTTGGTATTGAGCAAATTGACAATGCAATAAATTCTTTAGATGAACAAACCCAACAAAATGCTGCTATTTCAAATAAAACAAATGAAATTGCTATTGAAACAGATAGTATTGCAAAAAAGATTGTTTCAACAGTTGCTAAAAAAAAGTTTCATGATAAAAATGATTTAAAAGAAGAGCTTGAAATTAAAAATTAA
- a CDS encoding LPP20 family lipoprotein: MNKKIFLNSLAILAILNFTACSSKKEAYTPKKLEVECTIQGEKAPAWVCGSYEEENRFVAVGSAPYSKLGHNFTRNEAVLNAKTNLVNKIKATLQTNADSYMRSAGLKEQEEVEKVVTTVTKQTSNMTLSDSKQISYWQSSKDNSIFVLVAVDKESVNSYVANSFKKAIDNEIQIRNSEDALNNIQ, encoded by the coding sequence ATGAATAAAAAAATATTTTTAAATTCACTTGCAATATTAGCAATACTTAATTTCACAGCTTGCTCTTCTAAAAAAGAGGCTTACACTCCTAAAAAATTAGAAGTTGAATGTACTATTCAAGGAGAAAAAGCTCCTGCTTGGGTTTGTGGTTCATATGAAGAAGAAAATAGATTTGTAGCAGTTGGTTCAGCACCGTATTCAAAGCTAGGTCATAATTTTACTAGAAATGAAGCCGTTTTAAATGCAAAAACAAATCTTGTAAATAAAATAAAAGCTACTTTACAAACAAACGCAGATTCATATATGAGATCAGCAGGACTAAAAGAGCAAGAAGAAGTTGAAAAAGTTGTAACTACAGTTACTAAACAAACTTCAAATATGACACTTTCGGATTCTAAACAAATAAGTTATTGGCAAAGTTCAAAAGATAATTCTATTTTTGTATTAGTAGCAGTTGATAAAGAAAGCGTAAATAGTTATGTTGCAAATAGTTTTAAAAAAGCAATTGACAATGAGATTCAAATAAGAAACTCAGAAGATGCTTTAAATAATATTCAATAA
- a CDS encoding CsgG/HfaB family protein, whose protein sequence is MIEPANIQRAADVKKIAVLRFKNDSIGFASKLETQLSKKNVLGSQYFTVMNREEIDKIIDEQKLQYSGLVDEKTAVKVGKLIGVEGIISGTVADSSMNRNYYRTLRSKCIDKECKRSRTYYVSCTRTNYNLSVNIKLTDVQFGDIIYADSISQDRTYSNCVDRFNNIPTKGYIMDKLSDTIVQRFISKISPNKRYVSIELLDSPEIDYTDEQEKLLEYSLQYIKNGRLDKAEELLSNLLTSTKDKCFVAAYNLGVVKEAQGEYSLAKQLYEQADDLVLEPNEAIDKAILRIKEQITNNKIVKEQVQN, encoded by the coding sequence ATGATTGAACCTGCAAATATTCAAAGAGCAGCGGATGTAAAAAAAATTGCAGTACTTAGATTCAAAAATGATTCAATTGGATTTGCAAGTAAACTTGAAACTCAATTATCTAAAAAAAATGTTTTAGGTTCACAATATTTTACAGTTATGAATAGAGAAGAAATTGATAAAATTATTGATGAACAAAAATTACAATATTCTGGATTAGTAGATGAAAAAACTGCTGTAAAAGTTGGTAAATTAATTGGAGTAGAAGGTATTATTTCAGGAACAGTTGCTGATTCAAGTATGAATAGAAACTATTACAGAACCTTAAGAAGTAAATGTATTGATAAAGAGTGTAAAAGAAGTAGAACGTATTATGTTTCTTGTACAAGAACAAACTACAACTTAAGTGTAAATATAAAACTTACAGATGTACAGTTTGGAGATATTATTTATGCTGATTCAATTTCTCAAGATAGAACTTACTCAAACTGCGTTGATAGATTTAATAATATTCCTACAAAAGGATATATTATGGATAAGTTATCAGATACAATTGTTCAAAGATTTATCTCAAAGATTTCTCCAAACAAAAGATATGTAAGTATTGAATTACTAGACAGTCCAGAAATAGATTATACTGATGAACAAGAAAAATTACTTGAATATTCCCTGCAATACATTAAAAATGGAAGATTAGATAAAGCAGAAGAACTCTTAAGTAACTTACTTACAAGTACAAAAGACAAATGTTTTGTTGCTGCTTATAATTTAGGTGTAGTAAAAGAAGCTCAAGGAGAATACTCCTTAGCCAAACAATTATATGAGCAAGCAGATGATTTAGTTCTTGAACCAAATGAAGCTATAGACAAAGCTATTTTAAGAATAAAAGAACAAATCACAAACAATAAAATAGTTAAAGAGCAAGTGCAAAATTAG
- a CDS encoding LPP20 family lipoprotein — MKKNFLFIIFASFLFIACSSKEKIELKTNNKLPSWYVKPSANNSLYLYAVAEGENLDEAIKSALISISSKLSLSIKSNSTLEKKSIFKYREYISKEYIENINSSTQELIFQDYKVKNIYNDYKNVFVEVEIKKSNLIETLKTQIKQLISNYYIKKSSLENKDPYSKYLNYKKTNKNLTKYINKVQILKTLDSSYKEESFYKILKESKIKQEEFKNKTSFYIVNEGSYPLISSKIKSFLTKEGFIFKKNGNYKIKIDSFLQTKDARGIFITENSITIDFIYKNRTIKSYSSIIKGISSNSIKDSVDKSFQNFDYNFK, encoded by the coding sequence ATGAAAAAAAACTTTTTATTTATTATATTTGCATCATTTCTTTTTATTGCTTGTTCTTCTAAAGAAAAAATAGAGTTAAAAACAAATAATAAACTTCCTTCTTGGTATGTTAAACCTTCTGCAAATAATTCATTGTACCTTTATGCAGTAGCAGAAGGTGAGAATTTAGATGAAGCTATAAAATCAGCACTAATATCTATCTCATCTAAACTCTCTTTATCAATAAAAAGTAACTCTACACTTGAAAAAAAATCTATCTTCAAATATAGAGAATATATTTCAAAAGAGTATATTGAAAATATTAATAGTTCAACACAAGAATTAATTTTTCAAGATTATAAGGTTAAGAATATTTATAATGACTACAAAAATGTCTTTGTAGAAGTAGAAATAAAAAAATCAAACTTAATTGAAACACTAAAAACACAGATAAAACAACTTATAAGTAACTACTACATAAAAAAGAGTTCTTTAGAAAACAAAGACCCCTACTCAAAATATCTTAACTACAAAAAAACAAACAAAAACTTAACAAAATATATAAATAAAGTTCAAATTTTAAAAACTCTTGACTCTTCATATAAAGAGGAATCCTTTTATAAAATATTGAAAGAATCAAAAATAAAACAAGAAGAATTTAAAAATAAAACAAGCTTTTATATTGTAAATGAAGGCTCTTACCCACTAATTTCATCAAAAATAAAATCTTTTCTAACAAAAGAAGGCTTTATATTTAAAAAGAATGGAAACTACAAAATAAAAATTGATTCATTTTTGCAAACGAAAGATGCAAGAGGAATTTTTATTACTGAAAATAGTATTACTATAGATTTTATATATAAAAATAGAACTATAAAATCTTACAGTTCTATTATAAAAGGTATTTCAAGTAATAGCATTAAAGATTCAGTAGATAAATCTTTTCAAAATTTTGATTACAATTTTAAATAA
- a CDS encoding uroporphyrinogen-III synthase: MKIKKLIDSLNLIYYEYDPKTNIIKPDHKYCNQHTQREFTKITFYLSKKHIQFDVLPDKAIIVNGKNSIMSRIKRAYNSISEDIKNSRKNIFVLSNKKVKWAKNIPLFEIKFIKKDIDLEKYDALVFTSKNAIESINSFNKSWKKIPAYVISPQSAKLVRSLNGRLEFIGKEKHGDKFAEEIAQDLKDKKVLYLRGEKTISNLVDILREKGINCDEESIYENNFKKIDKKINIPKGSKIIFSSPSTIEYFFKNFEWDSSFYAISIGQTTAKHFPKDIKPLIADDTSIEACVQKAIEVE; encoded by the coding sequence ATGAAAATTAAAAAGTTAATTGATTCATTAAATTTAATATATTACGAATATGACCCAAAAACAAATATTATCAAACCTGACCATAAATACTGCAACCAACACACCCAAAGAGAATTCACAAAAATCACATTCTATTTATCAAAAAAACACATTCAATTTGATGTTTTACCTGATAAAGCTATTATTGTAAATGGAAAAAACTCAATTATGTCAAGAATAAAAAGAGCCTACAATTCAATTTCAGAAGATATTAAAAATAGTAGAAAAAATATCTTTGTACTTAGCAATAAAAAAGTAAAATGGGCTAAAAATATTCCATTATTTGAAATTAAATTTATTAAAAAAGATATAGATTTAGAAAAATACGATGCCTTAGTTTTTACTTCTAAAAATGCAATTGAGTCTATAAACTCTTTTAACAAATCATGGAAAAAGATTCCTGCTTATGTTATCTCACCACAAAGTGCAAAACTTGTAAGAAGCCTAAATGGTAGATTAGAATTTATTGGAAAAGAAAAACATGGAGATAAGTTTGCCGAAGAGATTGCCCAAGATTTAAAGGATAAAAAAGTTTTATACTTAAGAGGAGAAAAAACCATTTCAAATTTAGTTGATATTTTAAGAGAAAAAGGTATTAACTGTGATGAAGAATCAATTTATGAAAATAATTTTAAAAAAATTGATAAAAAAATAAATATCCCAAAAGGTTCTAAGATAATTTTTTCTTCTCCTTCAACTATTGAATACTTTTTCAAAAACTTTGAATGGGATAGTAGTTTTTATGCTATTTCTATTGGACAAACTACTGCAAAACATTTTCCAAAAGACATAAAACCACTTATTGCAGATGATACTTCAATAGAAGCTTGTGTGCAAAAAGCTATTGAAGTTGAATAA
- a CDS encoding DMT family transporter, with amino-acid sequence MNNSILQGHLYILLATILIGGSFIAVENLAGLIDPFSLILLRFIVSAIILAPFVLTSKKNRAMIIPSLGKGAILSFFYAGFFVLQLVALETTTALNTGALYTLMPLLTALLSIFFFKDKISLRQYAIFFLAAISTCGVIFKGSLDLLLSFSLNNGDLVFFSSMFLMAFYSIFLKILQKDEKPIVMVFSILLGGSFWMAIILLVFDIPLNWHLVKGEFAINIAYLIVMTTLFTLYLYQKATVVLNPKIIMSYTYINPAVVAILVSILKDVNFGFKVWFFIIISCLVTVLLQYILHKEKKI; translated from the coding sequence TTGAATAATTCTATTCTTCAAGGTCACCTTTATATTCTACTAGCCACAATTTTAATTGGTGGTTCTTTTATAGCTGTGGAAAATCTTGCAGGTCTTATTGACCCATTTTCACTTATCTTACTTAGATTCATAGTATCTGCTATCATATTAGCTCCTTTTGTTTTAACAAGTAAAAAAAATAGAGCTATGATAATACCAAGTTTAGGAAAAGGTGCCATACTAAGCTTCTTTTATGCAGGTTTCTTTGTTTTACAACTTGTTGCCTTAGAAACAACAACAGCTTTAAATACAGGTGCTTTATATACACTTATGCCTTTATTAACAGCACTTCTTAGTATTTTTTTCTTTAAAGACAAAATTAGTTTAAGGCAATATGCTATTTTCTTTTTAGCTGCTATAAGTACTTGTGGAGTTATTTTTAAAGGTAGTTTAGATTTACTTCTTTCTTTTTCTTTAAACAATGGTGACCTTGTATTTTTTTCAAGTATGTTTTTAATGGCTTTTTATTCAATTTTCTTAAAGATTCTTCAAAAAGATGAAAAACCTATTGTTATGGTGTTTTCTATTTTACTTGGTGGTTCTTTTTGGATGGCTATTATTTTGTTAGTATTTGATATACCTTTAAACTGGCACTTAGTAAAAGGAGAATTTGCTATAAACATAGCTTATTTAATAGTTATGACAACACTATTTACTCTATATTTATATCAAAAAGCAACTGTAGTTTTAAATCCTAAAATTATCATGTCATATACTTATATAAATCCTGCTGTGGTTGCTATTTTAGTCTCTATTTTAAAAGATGTTAATTTTGGGTTCAAGGTTTGGTTTTTTATTATAATCTCTTGCTTAGTAACGGTATTATTACAATACATTCTTCATAAAGAGAAGAAAATCTAA
- a CDS encoding glucose-6-phosphate isomerase → MVSFEQNFYPKISKTGKQTLKNSFEALKKEKESKKVGYYELPTNGLRTIKEVKTYQEENPYLKKDSIKNIVVVGIGGSSLGTKAVYELLKFKTKSKIKLHFLENVDPIIIGETLREIKKETSLFLIISKSGTTIETTSIFKYIIEKYKFDLSLKKDANRFAFITDKNSSLSKLATNYEIKQFNIPKNVGGRFSVLSAVAIVPLALLGIDVKELLDGAKGLIDSFFEFKEKKILKKAYFYSKLAKKYPINVLFSYSSLFTYFNQWYVQLWGESLGKHDMLGKSVGLTPVHLVGSVDQHSFLQLILQGPKDKTVTVIKVEDFKKRAKIPDIKLKYLEETDYVNKHSFNELLNEECNATYETILENNIPADMIVLDRITAKNIGILIAYYELLTSSVGQMLMINAYNQPGVELGKQKLVKKFKQQA, encoded by the coding sequence ATGGTAAGTTTTGAACAAAATTTTTATCCGAAAATTTCTAAAACAGGCAAGCAGACTTTAAAAAATAGTTTTGAAGCCTTAAAAAAAGAAAAAGAGTCTAAAAAAGTAGGGTACTATGAACTTCCAACAAATGGTTTAAGAACCATAAAAGAAGTCAAAACTTATCAAGAAGAGAATCCTTATTTAAAAAAGGATTCTATTAAAAATATTGTTGTAGTAGGAATTGGTGGCTCTAGTTTAGGTACTAAAGCAGTCTATGAGCTTTTGAAATTTAAAACTAAGAGTAAAATAAAATTACATTTTCTAGAAAATGTTGACCCAATAATTATTGGTGAAACTCTGCGAGAAATTAAAAAAGAAACTAGTCTATTTTTAATTATCTCAAAATCTGGAACTACTATTGAGACAACTTCTATTTTCAAGTATATTATTGAGAAGTACAAGTTTGATTTATCACTAAAAAAAGATGCAAATAGATTTGCTTTTATTACAGATAAAAACTCCTCTTTATCTAAACTTGCAACTAACTATGAAATAAAACAGTTTAATATTCCTAAAAATGTAGGAGGAAGATTTTCTGTACTCTCTGCTGTAGCAATTGTACCTTTAGCTTTATTAGGAATTGATGTAAAAGAACTTTTAGATGGAGCAAAAGGTTTGATTGACTCTTTTTTTGAGTTTAAAGAGAAAAAAATACTTAAAAAAGCCTACTTTTATTCAAAACTTGCAAAAAAATATCCTATTAATGTCTTGTTTTCTTATTCCTCTTTATTTACTTATTTTAATCAATGGTATGTTCAACTTTGGGGTGAATCTTTAGGAAAACATGATATGTTAGGAAAAAGTGTAGGGCTAACACCTGTACATCTTGTAGGATCTGTTGATCAACACTCTTTTTTACAACTTATTTTACAAGGTCCAAAAGATAAAACAGTAACAGTTATAAAAGTAGAGGACTTTAAAAAAAGAGCTAAAATTCCAGATATAAAATTAAAATATTTAGAAGAAACAGACTATGTAAACAAGCACTCTTTTAATGAACTATTAAATGAAGAGTGCAATGCCACTTATGAGACAATTTTAGAAAATAATATTCCAGCTGATATGATAGTCTTAGATAGAATTACAGCCAAAAACATAGGAATACTTATTGCTTACTATGAACTTCTAACTTCAAGTGTTGGTCAAATGCTTATGATAAATGCATACAATCAACCAGGGGTAGAACTTGGAAAACAAAAGTTAGTTAAAAAGTTTAAGCAACAAGCTTAG
- the galU gene encoding UTP--glucose-1-phosphate uridylyltransferase GalU, with translation MIKKCLFPAAGYGTRFLPATKAMPKEMLPILTKPLIQYGVEEAMDAGCDVMAIITGRGKRAITDHFDISYELEHQIQGSSKEKMLADIRHIIDKCTFTYTRQNEMKGLGDAIYKGKALLSEQDPFAVILADDLCVNPDGDGILAQMVKLYEKYKCCIVACMEVPQDEVHKYGVIEGNEIEDGVFMVSNMVEKPDNDKAPSNLAVIGRYVLTPDIFDIIKNTKPGKNGELQITDALCTQAKNGMVMAYKFKGKRFDCGSVDGFVEATNYFYDLEKKKK, from the coding sequence GTGATAAAGAAGTGTTTATTTCCAGCAGCAGGATATGGAACTAGGTTTTTACCAGCAACAAAAGCAATGCCAAAAGAGATGTTACCAATTTTGACTAAACCCTTAATTCAATATGGTGTAGAAGAGGCTATGGATGCTGGATGTGATGTTATGGCTATTATTACTGGACGTGGAAAAAGAGCTATTACAGATCACTTTGATATTTCTTATGAGTTAGAACATCAAATTCAAGGTTCATCAAAAGAGAAGATGCTTGCTGATATCAGACATATTATTGATAAGTGTACTTTTACATACACAAGACAAAATGAGATGAAAGGTTTAGGTGATGCAATCTATAAAGGGAAAGCACTTTTAAGTGAACAAGATCCTTTTGCAGTAATCTTAGCAGATGACCTATGTGTAAATCCAGATGGTGATGGAATATTAGCTCAAATGGTAAAACTATATGAAAAATATAAGTGTTGTATTGTAGCTTGTATGGAAGTTCCTCAAGATGAGGTTCATAAGTATGGAGTTATCGAAGGAAATGAGATAGAAGATGGTGTATTTATGGTTTCAAATATGGTTGAAAAACCAGATAATGATAAAGCTCCTTCAAATCTAGCTGTTATTGGAAGATATGTTTTAACTCCAGATATCTTTGATATTATTAAAAATACAAAGCCTGGGAAAAATGGTGAATTACAAATTACTGATGCACTTTGTACACAAGCTAAAAATGGCATGGTAATGGCATACAAATTCAAAGGAAAAAGATTTGATTGTGGTAGTGTAGATGGTTTTGTTGAGGCTACTAACTATTTTTATGATTTAGAGAAAAAGAAAAAATAG
- a CDS encoding alpha-amylase family glycosyl hydrolase produces MHISNEKHTINKRLNRLYPPEIAQKAVNSIIDLIFKYKSRVHSKEYKLSQKDVILITYGNQVTRESEPSLQTLKEFMDKHLKGIINSIHILPFYPYSSDDGFSVVNYNTVDPHMGSWREIEQISHDYRLMVDGVINHVSQFSDWFKAYLENDEYFKDFFIEVDPSADLRKVVRPRSTPLLSEFIDVNGRVKNIWTTFSRDQVDLNYRSHRVLRNVLDSLFYYIEKGARIIRLDAIAFIWKEIGTTCVHLPQTHELIQLIREVIHEVAPEVIIITETNVPHNENVSYFGSGDDEAQMVYNFALPPLLIHSILNQNTKKLTSWAKTLSLPSDKVCFFNFTASHDGIGLRPVNGILNKKEIENLVKTVKEHKGLVSYRTDENGVESPYELNCSYIDALTHPDEDSNIRLKRMLVAQATALVMPGVPGIYFHSLVGSRNYHDGVKHSGQNRTINREKLNIDWLETKLAKQGSSVKTMFDSYKRLISIRISEKAFDPFGSFRFLDLGSKLFALEQTCTECEQRVLAIHNFSNERVTCTIPEDISLPLYDILSSNFTVTIKDNKDIYLEPYQIVWLKGNV; encoded by the coding sequence ATGCATATATCAAATGAAAAACATACTATTAATAAAAGGTTAAATAGACTTTATCCTCCTGAGATTGCCCAAAAAGCAGTAAATAGTATCATAGATTTAATATTTAAATATAAATCAAGAGTACATTCAAAAGAGTACAAATTAAGTCAAAAAGACGTTATTTTGATAACTTATGGAAACCAAGTTACAAGGGAGAGTGAACCTTCTCTTCAAACTCTAAAAGAGTTTATGGATAAACACTTAAAAGGCATAATAAACTCAATACATATTTTGCCCTTTTATCCATACTCTTCAGATGATGGCTTTTCAGTTGTAAACTATAATACAGTTGATCCACATATGGGTTCATGGAGAGAGATTGAACAAATAAGTCATGATTATAGACTTATGGTTGATGGAGTTATAAATCATGTATCACAGTTTTCTGATTGGTTTAAAGCTTATTTAGAAAATGATGAGTATTTTAAAGATTTTTTTATAGAAGTTGATCCAAGTGCTGATTTAAGAAAAGTAGTTAGACCAAGGTCAACTCCTTTGCTTAGTGAGTTTATTGATGTAAATGGAAGAGTAAAAAATATTTGGACTACCTTTAGTAGAGACCAAGTTGATTTAAACTACAGAAGTCATAGGGTTTTAAGAAATGTTCTTGATTCGCTTTTTTATTATATAGAAAAAGGTGCAAGAATAATAAGACTAGATGCCATTGCTTTTATTTGGAAAGAGATTGGAACGACTTGTGTTCATCTTCCCCAAACCCATGAACTAATACAACTAATAAGAGAAGTTATCCATGAAGTTGCTCCTGAAGTTATAATAATAACTGAAACAAATGTACCCCACAATGAAAATGTTTCATACTTTGGAAGTGGAGATGATGAAGCACAAATGGTTTATAACTTTGCCTTGCCACCTTTACTAATACACTCAATTTTAAATCAAAATACCAAAAAACTTACTTCTTGGGCAAAAACTTTGAGTTTACCTAGTGATAAAGTTTGCTTTTTTAACTTTACGGCAAGTCATGATGGAATAGGATTAAGACCTGTAAATGGGATTTTAAATAAAAAAGAAATAGAAAATTTAGTTAAAACTGTAAAAGAACATAAAGGTTTAGTCTCATATAGAACAGATGAAAATGGTGTTGAAAGTCCATATGAATTAAACTGTTCATATATAGATGCCTTAACTCATCCAGATGAAGATAGTAATATAAGATTAAAAAGAATGTTAGTAGCTCAAGCTACAGCTTTGGTTATGCCTGGAGTTCCTGGAATTTATTTTCATTCCCTTGTAGGTTCAAGAAACTACCATGATGGAGTAAAACATAGTGGACAAAATAGAACAATAAATAGAGAGAAACTGAACATTGATTGGCTAGAAACAAAGTTAGCAAAACAAGGAAGTTCTGTAAAAACTATGTTTGATAGTTATAAAAGATTGATTTCAATTAGAATTAGTGAAAAAGCCTTTGACCCTTTTGGTTCATTTAGATTTTTAGATTTAGGTTCTAAACTTTTTGCCCTAGAGCAAACTTGTACAGAGTGTGAACAAAGAGTCTTAGCTATTCATAATTTTTCAAATGAAAGGGTTACTTGCACTATTCCTGAAGATATATCATTGCCTTTATATGATATACTTTCATCAAATTTTACAGTTACAATAAAAGATAATAAAGATATATATCTTGAGCCTTATCAAATAGTATGGCTTAAGGGAAATGTATAA